The Geothrix sp. genome has a window encoding:
- the ruvC gene encoding crossover junction endodeoxyribonuclease RuvC, producing MIVAPSPVRCLGVDPGSLACGWAVVERFGSRMTLVEAGVIRNPRGADFDQRALHIHERLAEAIAAHHPGFMAVESPFVEKNAATALKLGQIRGGILLTAALHGLPVGDYNPMQVKKAVSGYGWADKSQVGKMVMTLLNLKEPLAADAADAAAVAIGHLLATRGLPAAPGRA from the coding sequence ATGATCGTCGCCCCGTCGCCTGTGCGCTGTCTGGGGGTGGATCCGGGCTCCCTGGCCTGTGGATGGGCCGTGGTCGAGCGCTTCGGATCGCGGATGACCCTGGTGGAGGCCGGCGTCATCCGCAACCCCCGGGGGGCGGATTTCGACCAGCGGGCCCTGCATATCCATGAACGGCTGGCGGAGGCCATCGCCGCCCACCATCCCGGCTTCATGGCCGTGGAATCCCCTTTCGTGGAGAAGAACGCCGCCACCGCCTTGAAACTGGGCCAGATCCGCGGAGGCATCCTGCTCACGGCGGCCCTGCACGGGCTGCCCGTGGGCGACTACAACCCCATGCAGGTGAAGAAGGCCGTCAGCGGCTACGGGTGGGCGGACAAGAGCCAGGTGGGAAAGATGGTGATGACCCTGCTGAACTTGAAGGAGCCCCTGGCCGCCGATGCGGCGGATGCGGCGGCCGTGGCCATCGGTCATCTCCTGGCGACCCGGGGTCTGCCGGCGGCTCCGGGACGGGCCTGA
- a CDS encoding BlaI/MecI/CopY family transcriptional regulator has product MKRPVKPTEVELKLLRILWELGPATVKEVHAYLSRREDYAYTGVLRMFQVMLEKGLVTRDESQRSHVYAPAQSRATTEGGLVTDLTERLFGGSAAALVLAALRSGTVSPDEKNRIREMLGGEEQ; this is encoded by the coding sequence ATGAAGCGTCCCGTCAAGCCGACAGAAGTGGAGCTCAAGCTCCTGCGCATCCTGTGGGAGCTGGGCCCGGCCACGGTCAAGGAGGTCCATGCCTACCTGAGCCGCCGAGAGGACTATGCGTACACCGGCGTGCTGCGGATGTTCCAGGTGATGCTGGAGAAGGGCCTGGTGACCCGGGATGAGAGCCAACGCAGTCATGTCTACGCGCCTGCCCAGAGCCGGGCAACCACGGAGGGCGGCCTGGTGACGGACCTGACCGAGCGGTTGTTCGGGGGTTCGGCCGCGGCGCTGGTGCTTGCGGCCCTCCGCTCCGGAACCGTCAGCCCCGACGAGAAGAACCGCATTCGGGAGATGTTGGGCGGGGAGGAGCAATGA
- a CDS encoding thioesterase family protein: protein MESLTELRVRYAETDAMGIVHHATYPVWMELGRSDFLRELGQSYAEWEARGVRLVVNEIRVRFRAPARYDELVQVRTFLRETGRRRIVFGYRIERDGVLLAEGESTHLVAGSDNRARVLPEDLLTLVQRP, encoded by the coding sequence ATGGAATCCCTGACCGAACTCCGCGTGCGCTATGCCGAGACCGATGCCATGGGCATCGTCCACCACGCCACCTATCCGGTGTGGATGGAACTGGGGCGCAGCGACTTCCTGCGCGAGCTCGGCCAGAGCTATGCCGAATGGGAAGCCCGCGGCGTGCGGCTGGTGGTGAACGAGATCCGGGTGCGGTTCCGCGCACCGGCCCGCTACGACGAGCTGGTGCAGGTGCGGACCTTCCTCCGGGAAACCGGGCGTCGCCGCATCGTGTTCGGGTACCGCATCGAGCGGGACGGGGTCCTGCTGGCCGAAGGCGAGAGCACCCACCTGGTGGCGGGCTCCGACAATCGCGCCCGGGTGCTCCCCGAGGATCTGCTGACCCTGGTTCAGCGGCCCTGA
- a CDS encoding GAF domain-containing protein has product MSLFSGKSKDDALAEREGRVAQLERELRALQGRLDSTEELVRHLDEDRDLLLGALERLRPGRTPLELSEALLEVCFKPLGLACFYVALADWEGDQLNFVLYHEGGRARQHPSRRLSDRAGLSERVLANRRSVYIRTLEEGTAAGSLLTPAEQATGLIPHSWYGVPLGWGPRPAGLVSFQSFQTDAFSDSRRRVMEALAALLSTCLDQGR; this is encoded by the coding sequence ATGAGTCTCTTCAGCGGAAAATCCAAGGACGATGCGTTGGCCGAACGGGAGGGCAGGGTGGCCCAGCTGGAGCGCGAACTCCGGGCCCTCCAGGGGCGGCTGGACAGCACCGAGGAACTGGTGCGGCATCTGGACGAGGACCGGGACCTCCTCCTGGGGGCCCTGGAGCGCCTCCGGCCAGGACGGACCCCCCTGGAGCTCAGCGAAGCCCTCCTGGAAGTCTGCTTCAAGCCCCTCGGGCTGGCCTGCTTCTATGTGGCCCTGGCGGACTGGGAGGGCGATCAGCTGAATTTCGTGCTCTATCACGAGGGGGGGCGGGCCCGGCAGCACCCCTCCCGGCGCCTGTCGGACCGGGCCGGGCTCTCCGAGCGGGTCCTCGCCAACCGTCGGTCGGTCTACATCCGCACCCTGGAGGAAGGCACGGCCGCCGGCAGCCTGCTCACACCCGCGGAGCAGGCCACAGGGCTCATCCCCCATTCCTGGTACGGCGTGCCCCTGGGCTGGGGCCCCCGACCGGCGGGCCTGGTGAGCTTCCAGAGCTTCCAGACGGATGCCTTCAGCGACAGTCGGCGCCGGGTCATGGAGGCCCTGGCGGCCCTGCTGTCCACCTGCCTCGATCAGGGCCGCTGA
- a CDS encoding cytochrome c3 family protein, which produces MTRTHLLATLLLGCLWASTTLAQEAKTHKLTPLHTKAGVHCFDCHKEEKPTKKAVASESCMACHGDYPAMKALTKDAKPNPHDSHEGEIACTECHRQHVPPVVKCLECHQGKFKFNMK; this is translated from the coding sequence ATGACGCGCACCCACCTCCTCGCCACCCTCCTCCTCGGATGCCTCTGGGCCTCGACCACGCTGGCCCAGGAGGCCAAGACGCACAAGCTCACGCCCCTCCATACCAAGGCGGGCGTCCATTGCTTCGACTGCCACAAAGAGGAGAAGCCCACCAAGAAGGCTGTGGCTTCGGAGTCCTGCATGGCCTGCCACGGGGACTATCCGGCCATGAAAGCCCTGACGAAGGACGCCAAGCCCAACCCCCACGATTCCCACGAGGGCGAGATCGCCTGCACCGAGTGCCACCGGCAGCATGTGCCCCCCGTGGTGAAATGCCTCGAATGCCACCAGGGCAAGTTCAAGTTCAATATGAAGTAG
- a CDS encoding substrate-binding domain-containing protein: protein MGTNRIHLASNLILAAGMSCFGFLQAQSAQTRAKVPTSIPRYQPAAAVKGPVDLIGTDALADLGEEWAASFKKFHPESNLIFRPKLTKDAAKEFAAGTSLLIITAREFTPDETKAFQTKFGYMPMRIPICLDSNIVFVNKNNPITSISMEQLDAIYSANRQGGAKAPAVVWGDLGLKGEWAKLPIHAYTREAGTATRVSIAEKVLLNGEFRPGILDRNDASSLAEAVMTDQSGIAIATMASWYFANKVLPVVPYRGEDARLPTQENVTTSRYPMPRLYYAYLNREPGKPLPPVTNEIIHFLLTQEGQNAVADTGLLPGPPEFITIALRRLSR, encoded by the coding sequence ATGGGAACGAACCGCATCCACCTGGCATCGAACCTGATCCTAGCGGCCGGGATGTCCTGCTTCGGATTCTTGCAGGCCCAGTCGGCCCAGACCCGGGCGAAGGTGCCCACCTCCATCCCCCGCTACCAGCCGGCGGCCGCGGTGAAGGGTCCCGTTGATCTCATTGGCACGGATGCGCTTGCCGACCTTGGAGAAGAGTGGGCCGCCAGCTTCAAGAAGTTCCATCCCGAATCCAACCTGATCTTCCGCCCCAAGCTCACCAAGGATGCGGCGAAGGAATTCGCCGCGGGAACCTCCCTGCTGATCATCACGGCCCGGGAGTTCACCCCGGATGAGACCAAGGCCTTCCAGACGAAGTTCGGCTACATGCCCATGCGCATCCCGATCTGTCTGGATTCCAACATCGTGTTCGTGAACAAGAACAACCCGATCACCTCCATCAGCATGGAGCAGCTGGATGCCATCTACTCCGCGAACCGGCAGGGGGGCGCCAAGGCCCCTGCGGTGGTGTGGGGGGATCTGGGGCTCAAGGGCGAGTGGGCCAAGCTGCCCATCCATGCCTATACCCGGGAAGCGGGGACGGCCACCCGGGTCTCGATCGCGGAGAAGGTCCTGCTCAACGGTGAGTTCCGCCCTGGAATCCTGGACCGCAACGATGCCTCCTCGCTGGCCGAGGCCGTGATGACTGATCAGAGCGGCATTGCCATCGCCACCATGGCGTCCTGGTATTTCGCCAACAAGGTGCTGCCCGTGGTGCCCTATCGCGGAGAGGATGCCCGGCTCCCGACCCAGGAGAATGTGACCACGAGCCGGTACCCCATGCCCCGCCTCTATTACGCCTACCTGAATCGGGAACCCGGCAAGCCTCTGCCGCCCGTCACCAACGAGATCATCCACTTCCTGCTCACCCAGGAAGGGCAGAATGCCGTGGCGGATACGGGTCTGTTGCCCGGCCCTCCGGAGTTCATCACCATCGCCCTCCGGCGCCTCAGCCGGTAG
- a CDS encoding transglycosylase SLT domain-containing protein → MTAFIQILGWSLIHSLWQGCLLVLLAAGGGLFLRDRSRHALNGLILFLCLVVPAGTAWRFHRPVSAGPGQVGMDLQILASPTVHRASTLTIAPPLLTRLEAALQPRLPVLVALWALGAGLMAVRLGGGFALSLRWRREGTPAPREWEAVVKALAERMGLRCSVRLLLTRRGDTPMALGLWRPVVLVPVALLTSLPQAYLEALLAHELAHVHRLDYLGNLLQGLAETLLFFHPAVWWLSARIRAEREELADDLAARSLGDPRRLALALNALDDLQPALPFPLFPALAARGGHLLARIERLLTPRPVTGFHGGLLTLLLIPCAVVALRAATPANPPIGAPAAVVAQLDALAIREGVDPQLLRSMAWVESGFNSAARSPLGALGLLQVMPDTARTYGAKDLNDPAQVMAAGAKYLRFLLDRYQGDVAKAVAAYNCGERALEEGRITEEATRYRALVMDVLAAKAVQPEAPLADGEVRGVIRGSGGQKTLYLRISGRGNLVLNILPSEGTKALASIHIGTRPSEEPTAATPWAESRPNVVFDASQAGGSLLIRSENPDFSWRGETRVLLDAPWKTFSFRMEPPKP, encoded by the coding sequence ATGACCGCCTTCATCCAGATCCTGGGCTGGTCCCTCATTCATTCGCTCTGGCAGGGCTGTCTCCTGGTGCTGCTGGCGGCGGGGGGTGGCCTCTTCCTGCGGGACCGCTCGCGCCACGCCTTGAATGGTCTGATCCTGTTCCTATGCCTGGTGGTGCCGGCGGGCACGGCCTGGCGGTTCCACCGCCCCGTGTCGGCGGGGCCGGGGCAGGTCGGCATGGACCTCCAGATCCTCGCGTCGCCCACCGTCCACCGCGCTTCGACGCTGACCATCGCCCCCCCGTTGCTGACCCGCCTGGAAGCGGCGCTTCAGCCCCGCCTGCCGGTGCTGGTGGCGCTGTGGGCGCTGGGGGCCGGCCTCATGGCCGTGCGCCTGGGCGGGGGCTTCGCGCTCAGCCTGCGCTGGAGACGGGAGGGGACCCCGGCCCCTCGCGAATGGGAGGCTGTGGTCAAGGCGCTGGCGGAGCGGATGGGCCTGCGGTGCTCCGTCCGTCTGCTCCTGACGAGGCGGGGCGACACGCCCATGGCCCTCGGCCTGTGGAGGCCCGTGGTGCTGGTTCCGGTCGCCCTGCTCACCAGCCTGCCTCAGGCCTATCTGGAGGCGCTCCTGGCCCATGAGCTGGCCCATGTGCACCGCCTGGACTACCTTGGCAACCTGCTTCAGGGCCTCGCCGAGACGCTGCTCTTCTTCCATCCCGCCGTCTGGTGGCTTTCGGCCCGGATCCGGGCCGAGCGCGAGGAACTCGCCGATGATCTGGCGGCCCGGAGCCTCGGCGATCCGCGGCGCCTGGCCCTGGCCCTCAATGCGCTGGATGACCTCCAGCCCGCCCTTCCGTTCCCGCTGTTTCCGGCCCTCGCGGCCCGAGGAGGACATTTGCTCGCGCGCATCGAACGGCTGCTCACGCCCAGGCCCGTCACGGGCTTCCATGGGGGGCTTCTCACCCTCCTCCTGATCCCCTGCGCGGTGGTGGCCTTGCGGGCGGCCACTCCGGCGAACCCTCCCATCGGAGCCCCGGCCGCGGTGGTGGCCCAGCTCGATGCCCTGGCGATCCGCGAAGGTGTGGATCCCCAGCTGCTCCGCAGCATGGCCTGGGTGGAGAGCGGCTTCAACTCAGCGGCCAGAAGCCCGCTGGGGGCTCTGGGCCTGCTCCAGGTCATGCCCGACACCGCCCGGACCTACGGCGCGAAGGACCTGAACGATCCCGCCCAGGTCATGGCGGCGGGGGCGAAGTACCTGCGCTTTCTCCTGGACCGCTATCAGGGGGATGTGGCGAAAGCCGTGGCGGCCTACAACTGCGGGGAGAGGGCCCTGGAGGAAGGGCGCATCACCGAGGAGGCGACCCGCTACCGTGCCTTGGTGATGGATGTGCTGGCCGCCAAGGCCGTGCAACCCGAGGCGCCGCTGGCGGACGGTGAGGTGCGAGGGGTGATCCGGGGCTCTGGGGGGCAGAAGACTCTTTATCTGCGCATCAGTGGCCGGGGGAACTTGGTTCTGAACATCCTGCCGTCGGAAGGCACCAAGGCGCTGGCGAGCATTCACATCGGGACGAGGCCCTCAGAGGAGCCGACGGCTGCCACTCCATGGGCCGAATCCAGGCCCAATGTTGTGTTCGATGCCTCCCAGGCCGGCGGCAGTCTTCTGATCCGCAGTGAGAACCCGGATTTCAGCTGGCGCGGCGAAACCCGCGTCCTGCTGGATGCCCCCTGGAAGACCTTCAGCTTCCGGATGGAACCGCCGAAGCCGTGA
- the cysS gene encoding cysteine--tRNA ligase gives MKKMRRQISLFNTLTRRIEPVVPVVPGTVSLYTCGPTVYNFAHIGNLRTFLFQDLLKRTFQAAGHDVRHCMNITDVEDKIIRDSQGALPADASNEARHEAMRALTDRFTGIFLEDLETLQVQKADFLPRATAYIPQMIGLVQALEAKGLAYPREGSVYYRIAGLPQYGCLAHLDREGMQAGASVDADEYERDSVTDFVLWKAAKPGEPWWDSPWGPGRPGWHIECSAMGLELLGERVDIHSGGVDLIFPHHENEIAQSEGCLGHRWVNHWVHGEFLMVEGQKMAKSLGNFFTLRDLVAKGVDPIALRYAIQSNHYRKVLNFSFEGLRAAENSLKRIRAFRKRMEGEGQPGGGPWAEAIEPAIRLNQAREQFWAAMADDLNTPEALAAIFTLISDLNAHDDHAALSREERDAVLAFLDETDTIFAAWPHEEASLDAEVEALIEARRAAKAAKNWPEADRVRDQLKALGIVLEDRKDGTVGWRRG, from the coding sequence ATGAAGAAGATGCGTCGGCAGATCTCCCTGTTCAATACCCTGACACGAAGGATCGAGCCCGTGGTGCCCGTGGTGCCCGGCACCGTCTCTTTGTATACCTGCGGGCCCACCGTCTACAACTTCGCCCACATCGGGAACCTGAGGACCTTCCTGTTCCAGGATCTCCTCAAGCGGACCTTCCAGGCCGCAGGTCATGATGTCCGGCACTGCATGAACATCACGGATGTCGAGGACAAGATCATCCGGGATTCCCAGGGCGCCCTGCCCGCCGACGCCTCCAACGAAGCCCGGCATGAGGCCATGAGAGCCCTCACGGATCGCTTCACCGGGATCTTCCTCGAGGACCTGGAGACCCTGCAGGTCCAGAAGGCGGATTTCCTCCCCCGGGCCACGGCCTACATCCCGCAGATGATCGGGCTGGTGCAGGCCCTTGAAGCCAAGGGCCTGGCCTACCCCAGGGAAGGCAGCGTCTACTACCGCATCGCCGGACTGCCCCAGTACGGCTGCCTGGCCCACCTGGATCGCGAGGGCATGCAGGCGGGCGCCTCCGTGGACGCCGACGAATACGAGCGCGACTCCGTCACCGACTTCGTTTTGTGGAAAGCGGCCAAGCCCGGCGAACCCTGGTGGGACAGCCCCTGGGGTCCCGGGCGGCCCGGGTGGCACATCGAGTGCTCGGCCATGGGCCTGGAGCTGCTGGGCGAGCGCGTGGACATCCACAGCGGGGGCGTCGACCTCATCTTCCCCCACCACGAGAACGAGATCGCCCAGAGCGAAGGCTGCCTTGGGCACCGCTGGGTCAACCACTGGGTTCACGGCGAGTTCCTCATGGTCGAGGGCCAGAAGATGGCCAAGAGCCTGGGGAACTTCTTCACGCTGCGCGACCTCGTGGCCAAGGGGGTGGATCCCATCGCCCTGCGCTACGCCATCCAGAGCAACCACTACCGCAAGGTGCTGAACTTCAGCTTCGAGGGCCTGCGGGCCGCGGAGAATTCCCTCAAGCGCATCCGGGCCTTCCGCAAGCGGATGGAGGGCGAAGGCCAGCCCGGGGGCGGACCCTGGGCCGAAGCCATCGAGCCTGCCATCCGCCTGAATCAGGCCCGCGAGCAGTTCTGGGCGGCCATGGCCGATGACCTCAACACCCCCGAGGCCCTGGCGGCCATCTTCACCCTCATCAGCGACCTCAATGCCCACGATGACCATGCGGCCCTCAGCCGGGAGGAGCGCGACGCTGTGCTGGCCTTCCTGGACGAGACCGATACCATCTTCGCCGCCTGGCCCCACGAGGAGGCCAGCCTGGATGCCGAGGTCGAGGCCCTCATCGAAGCCCGCCGGGCCGCCAAGGCCGCGAAGAACTGGCCCGAAGCCGACCGAGTCCGTGATCAGCTCAAGGCCCTGGGCATCGTCCTCGAGGACCGCAAGGACGGCACGGTGGGCTGGCGCCGAGGTTGA
- a CDS encoding VacB/RNase II family 3'-5' exoribonuclease: MPKGPGADLLVDWRDAHGAIHGDRVVAEVSGEGWDGRLKARILEIKGRGEVPLPGTLQKQPWGWRVVPLEPRISQIIAVPPTDLAEDGELVSVKLDADPEAKQLRGTVVARLGKKTDLKIENRLTAALFNLRTTFPDAVMKELAPFPTRIAAEWLRGREDLREVLTCTVDPPTAKDFDDAISLEALPKSEGGGWLLGVHIADVSHYVAEGGPLDEEARLRGTSVYFPDEAIPMIPDRLSGDLCSLREGVDRLTMTAWMTISPELEVVETRLSESVIRSAKRLTYDEVKEACIDLSTRKRAELGEALCAHLDEALVLSRRLTQVRLERGAMNLDSEEAEFIFDEEGRPVDARRYPRHDAHRMIEEFMLLANETVARFFTRKKIPSIYRIHDEPDPLKLEIFAEVARAFGLLKPKEVPTPEHLNAMLDKIRGGPLEAMINNLLLRSLKKAEYSVDNIGHSGLALQDYLHFTSPIRRYPDLIVHRLLKKILRGEQLPESLHSHLAVLAKGASDAEQKATEAERENDKWKACLLMKSRIGQRFRGRIQGFSAKVVFITLESPFVEAGVPLAALGGNFWVDEHRMKATGLRGTVVLSIGDAVEVEITTVDEDLRRISAWLTEAKAQDAHGKGCVFVPTLAAPAVLREGDLEQPRRKGASRTRETHPQRETAPKGRPPKKARVASGKGREAKPKAPKGSVRGSARGGAKRKGR; this comes from the coding sequence ATGCCCAAGGGCCCAGGTGCGGACCTTCTGGTGGATTGGCGGGACGCCCATGGCGCCATCCACGGGGACCGCGTGGTGGCCGAAGTGAGCGGCGAAGGCTGGGATGGACGCCTCAAGGCCCGGATCCTGGAGATCAAAGGCCGGGGCGAAGTCCCCCTGCCCGGAACCCTCCAGAAGCAGCCCTGGGGCTGGCGGGTGGTGCCCCTCGAACCGCGGATCTCCCAGATCATCGCCGTCCCACCGACGGATCTGGCCGAGGATGGCGAGCTCGTCAGCGTGAAGCTCGACGCCGATCCCGAGGCCAAGCAGCTGCGCGGCACCGTGGTGGCGCGGCTCGGGAAGAAGACCGACCTGAAGATCGAGAACCGCCTCACGGCAGCCCTGTTCAACCTCCGCACGACCTTCCCCGATGCCGTCATGAAGGAATTGGCCCCCTTCCCCACCCGCATTGCGGCCGAGTGGCTCCGCGGTAGAGAGGATCTCCGCGAAGTGCTGACCTGCACCGTGGATCCGCCCACCGCGAAGGATTTCGACGACGCCATCAGCCTGGAGGCCCTGCCCAAGTCCGAGGGCGGCGGCTGGCTGCTGGGCGTGCACATCGCCGATGTGAGCCACTATGTCGCGGAGGGCGGCCCGCTGGACGAGGAGGCCCGCCTGCGCGGCACCTCGGTCTATTTCCCGGATGAAGCTATTCCCATGATCCCGGACCGCCTCAGCGGCGACCTCTGCAGCCTGCGCGAAGGCGTGGACCGGCTCACCATGACGGCCTGGATGACGATCTCGCCCGAACTCGAGGTCGTGGAGACGCGGCTTTCGGAAAGCGTCATCCGCAGCGCGAAGCGCCTCACCTACGACGAGGTGAAGGAGGCCTGCATCGACCTGTCGACCCGCAAGCGGGCCGAGCTGGGCGAAGCCCTCTGCGCCCACCTGGACGAAGCCCTGGTGCTCTCCCGGCGCCTGACCCAGGTGCGCCTGGAACGCGGAGCCATGAACCTGGACTCGGAGGAGGCGGAGTTCATCTTCGACGAGGAGGGCCGTCCCGTGGACGCCCGGCGCTATCCCCGCCATGACGCCCACCGCATGATCGAGGAGTTCATGCTGCTGGCGAACGAAACGGTGGCGCGCTTCTTCACCCGCAAGAAGATCCCCTCCATCTACCGCATCCACGACGAACCCGATCCGCTGAAGCTGGAGATCTTCGCCGAAGTGGCCCGCGCCTTCGGGCTCCTCAAGCCCAAGGAGGTGCCCACGCCGGAGCACCTCAACGCCATGCTCGACAAGATCCGGGGCGGGCCGCTGGAGGCCATGATCAACAACCTGCTGCTCCGCAGCCTCAAGAAGGCCGAGTACAGCGTCGACAACATCGGCCATTCGGGCCTGGCGCTCCAGGACTACCTGCACTTCACCAGCCCGATCCGGCGCTATCCCGACCTCATCGTGCATCGCCTGCTGAAGAAGATCCTGCGGGGCGAGCAGCTGCCCGAGAGCCTCCACAGCCACCTGGCCGTGCTGGCCAAGGGGGCCAGCGATGCGGAACAGAAGGCGACCGAGGCCGAGCGCGAGAACGACAAGTGGAAGGCCTGCCTGCTCATGAAGTCCCGCATCGGCCAGCGCTTCCGGGGCCGCATCCAGGGCTTCTCGGCCAAGGTGGTGTTCATCACGCTGGAATCGCCCTTCGTGGAGGCCGGTGTGCCCCTGGCGGCCCTGGGCGGGAACTTCTGGGTGGACGAACATCGGATGAAGGCCACGGGCCTGCGCGGCACCGTGGTGCTCTCCATCGGCGATGCAGTGGAAGTCGAGATCACCACCGTGGACGAGGATCTCCGCCGCATCAGCGCCTGGCTCACGGAAGCGAAGGCCCAGGATGCGCACGGGAAGGGTTGCGTCTTCGTCCCCACGCTGGCCGCGCCGGCCGTGCTGCGCGAAGGGGATCTGGAGCAGCCCCGCCGGAAGGGCGCTTCCCGGACGCGGGAGACACACCCGCAGCGCGAGACCGCCCCCAAGGGGCGCCCACCCAAGAAGGCCCGCGTGGCCAGCGGCAAAGGCCGGGAAGCCAAGCCCAAGGCGCCTAAAGGAAGCGTCCGGGGGAGCGCACGGGGCGGGGCCAAGCGGAAGGGCCGATGA
- a CDS encoding glycosyltransferase family 9 protein, with protein MDLVLLRLSALGDILRVLPAWANLREAFPEGRFRAVVEDRHAFLLEPLPWLEPVLVRRKRLSNPLVALAELKRVAGLIEDAGASLDFHGILKAALIPRLAAVPERWGDGVTKEFAGSLQTQPLAFRHQTRYDQALGLAEAFGRSRGIPGLGRFRPVLERVELPDPGAIWTQASKPRLVLVPGASRRGAIKRWPLHHWITLAHLLKDRCDLRWSLGPEEEELRGWLPGATGVAALPRLGFWQLASALRQADQVVAPDTGLLHLAVVLGVPALGLYGSSDPVVAGLPAGAGQILRTGISCSPCRERACQRRQCLEELPPDQVAAAIVLSPRSRRD; from the coding sequence ATGGATCTGGTTCTGCTCCGCCTCTCCGCCCTCGGCGACATCCTCCGCGTCCTGCCCGCCTGGGCGAACCTGCGCGAAGCCTTCCCAGAGGGCCGGTTCAGGGCCGTGGTGGAGGATCGCCATGCTTTCCTCCTGGAGCCCCTGCCCTGGCTGGAGCCTGTGCTGGTGCGGCGGAAGCGGCTGTCGAACCCGTTGGTGGCCCTGGCGGAACTGAAGCGGGTGGCGGGTCTCATCGAAGACGCCGGGGCCAGCCTGGATTTCCACGGCATCCTCAAGGCGGCGCTGATCCCGAGGCTGGCCGCTGTGCCTGAGCGCTGGGGCGATGGGGTGACCAAGGAATTCGCGGGCTCCCTCCAGACCCAGCCGTTGGCTTTCCGGCACCAGACCCGGTACGACCAGGCGCTGGGATTGGCGGAGGCCTTCGGCCGGAGCCGGGGCATCCCGGGCCTTGGGCGCTTCCGGCCGGTCCTGGAGCGGGTGGAGCTGCCGGACCCCGGAGCCATCTGGACGCAGGCTTCAAAACCCCGCCTGGTGTTGGTGCCCGGCGCCTCCCGCCGGGGGGCCATCAAGCGCTGGCCCCTGCATCACTGGATCACCCTGGCCCACCTGCTGAAGGACCGCTGCGACCTGCGCTGGTCGCTGGGGCCCGAGGAGGAGGAGCTGCGCGGCTGGTTGCCGGGGGCCACGGGCGTGGCCGCCCTGCCGCGCCTGGGGTTCTGGCAACTGGCGTCGGCGTTGCGCCAGGCGGACCAGGTGGTGGCGCCGGACACCGGGCTTCTGCACCTGGCGGTGGTGCTCGGTGTTCCGGCCCTGGGCCTCTACGGCTCCAGCGACCCGGTGGTGGCTGGGTTGCCGGCAGGCGCAGGGCAGATCCTCCGCACGGGCATCAGCTGCTCGCCCTGCCGCGAGCGGGCCTGCCAGCGACGGCAATGCCTGGAGGAACTGCCGCCGGACCAGGTGGCCGCGGCTATCGTGCTCAGCCCCAGGTCGCGCCGGGACTAA